The Caulifigura coniformis genome includes a region encoding these proteins:
- a CDS encoding Hsp70 family protein, whose protein sequence is MNILPGNTVGIDLGTTYSTIAQLNTDGVPVALQNSEQRTITPSVVLLGEDGKVIVGPSPERMAIENPKNIIEAIKRQMGNKDFFVVYQGKRLTPEFISALILKKLKQDAEAALKATGGGVAGDGTVVNAVITVPYYFNDVRRKATQDAGKIAGLNVIDIINEPTAATLAYAWSKGELGRKDLASKEKTIMVYDLGGGTFDATVVRYTPTNFRVLATDGDVMLGGLDWTRRVVDHVAEQFQRKHKEDPREDPESLMMLTLDCEQAKRDLSGKSQTPINISYHGKNLTVSISRQDFERITGDLMQRTRDTAELVMQQAGVDKGELDAVVLVGGSTYMPVVETMLTEVTGVAPTRDVSPEEAVAQGAAIHAAILEARQTGGDSRLAQAVISRLRSVATTDVNSHSLGIKITDPANKTRKINHIMIPKNTAVPHKVTQKFVTNSANQTRVHLCVLEGDASDPDACTTIGDFRITGLPANLPAGSPVEVTYAYDKNGRIEVSGRELTGKTEASIEIDRAAGLTNDNVDAFESLATEYQVE, encoded by the coding sequence ATGAATATTCTGCCAGGCAATACGGTCGGGATTGATCTTGGAACGACGTACTCGACGATCGCCCAGCTGAATACGGACGGAGTCCCTGTCGCGCTGCAGAACTCGGAACAACGGACGATCACGCCGTCCGTCGTGCTCCTGGGCGAAGACGGAAAAGTCATCGTCGGCCCCAGCCCCGAGCGGATGGCGATCGAGAATCCCAAGAACATCATCGAGGCGATCAAGCGCCAGATGGGCAACAAGGACTTCTTTGTTGTCTACCAGGGAAAGCGGCTCACGCCGGAATTCATCTCCGCCCTGATCCTGAAGAAACTGAAGCAGGACGCAGAAGCGGCGCTGAAGGCCACCGGGGGTGGAGTCGCCGGCGACGGCACCGTCGTCAACGCGGTCATCACCGTCCCCTATTACTTCAACGACGTGCGCCGGAAGGCGACCCAGGACGCCGGCAAGATCGCCGGCCTGAACGTCATCGACATCATCAACGAGCCGACCGCTGCGACGCTCGCCTACGCCTGGTCCAAGGGAGAACTGGGCCGCAAGGACCTCGCCTCCAAGGAAAAGACCATCATGGTCTACGACCTCGGCGGCGGCACGTTCGACGCCACCGTCGTCCGCTACACGCCGACCAACTTCCGCGTCCTCGCAACGGACGGCGACGTCATGCTGGGCGGCCTCGACTGGACCCGACGCGTCGTCGACCACGTGGCCGAGCAGTTCCAGCGCAAGCACAAGGAAGACCCGCGTGAAGATCCGGAATCGCTGATGATGCTCACGCTCGACTGCGAGCAGGCCAAGCGCGATCTCTCGGGCAAGTCGCAGACGCCGATCAACATCTCCTACCACGGCAAGAACCTGACCGTCTCCATCTCGCGCCAGGATTTCGAACGGATCACGGGCGACCTGATGCAGCGGACCCGCGATACCGCGGAACTCGTCATGCAGCAGGCCGGAGTCGACAAGGGCGAACTCGACGCCGTCGTCCTCGTCGGGGGATCGACCTACATGCCGGTCGTGGAAACGATGCTCACGGAAGTCACTGGCGTCGCGCCGACCCGCGATGTGAGCCCCGAAGAAGCCGTGGCCCAGGGCGCTGCGATTCACGCAGCCATCCTCGAAGCCCGTCAGACCGGCGGAGATTCGCGCCTGGCCCAGGCCGTCATCAGCCGCCTCCGCTCCGTGGCGACCACCGACGTCAACTCCCACTCGCTGGGGATCAAGATCACCGATCCGGCCAACAAGACGCGCAAGATCAACCACATCATGATCCCCAAGAACACGGCGGTGCCGCACAAGGTGACGCAGAAGTTCGTCACCAACTCGGCCAACCAGACGCGCGTGCACCTGTGCGTCCTCGAAGGGGACGCCAGCGATCCCGACGCCTGCACCACGATCGGCGATTTCCGCATCACCGGTCTCCCGGCCAACCTGCCGGCAGGATCGCCCGTCGAAGTGACCTATGCGTATGACAAGAACGGACGCATCGAAGTCAGCGGCCGCGAATTGACGGGCAAGACGGAAGCCAGCATTGAGATCGATCGTGCCGCCGGCCTGACAAACGACAATGTCGACGCCTTCGAATCGCTGGCGACCGAGTACCAGGTCGAATAG
- a CDS encoding Gfo/Idh/MocA family protein produces MTSPLRSSRRNFLKLSAAASTTFAAPLILPRSVFGANERVSVAFIGVGNQGNNNVKDFLKQEIAVTAVCEVDSTRAGAAVDNLKKQGHEAVPFGDYRKLLERKDVDAVVITVPDQWHARMTIDACAAGKDVYCEKPLSLTIRDGRRMVDAARKYGRVVQTGSQQRSAKEFRQACELVRSGAIGKLQTVLAGIPRPNHPGALGPDSDPPATLDYEMWLGPAPYRRYNEKRVHYHFRFWWDYSGGQMTNFGAHHLDIAQWALDMDNSGPIATDGTATFHPEKLHEVTETFRITHTYANGVKVIAGQQQKDIPTGCTFIGDKGKIYVTRGELVAEPEILNSEVTVKLYDSSNHHRNWLDCIKSREKPICDVEIGHRSATVCHLGSIVCRLGRGIQWDPRTEQVIGDTEAQAMTDRPYRKPWTQA; encoded by the coding sequence ATGACGTCCCCGCTTCGCTCCTCCCGCCGCAACTTCCTCAAGCTGTCCGCGGCCGCCTCGACGACGTTTGCCGCACCGCTGATTCTGCCGCGATCGGTCTTCGGGGCCAACGAGCGAGTTTCCGTCGCGTTTATCGGAGTGGGCAACCAGGGGAACAACAACGTCAAGGACTTCCTGAAACAGGAGATCGCGGTCACGGCGGTCTGCGAGGTCGATTCGACCCGTGCCGGCGCCGCCGTCGACAACCTGAAGAAGCAGGGGCACGAGGCAGTTCCGTTCGGCGATTACCGGAAGCTGCTCGAGCGGAAAGACGTCGACGCGGTGGTCATCACGGTTCCCGACCAGTGGCATGCCCGGATGACGATTGACGCCTGTGCCGCCGGGAAGGATGTGTACTGCGAGAAGCCGCTGTCACTGACCATTCGCGACGGCCGGCGCATGGTGGACGCGGCCCGGAAATACGGGCGGGTCGTCCAGACCGGGTCGCAGCAGCGTTCGGCCAAAGAGTTTCGACAGGCCTGCGAACTGGTTCGCAGCGGCGCTATCGGCAAGTTGCAGACGGTGCTGGCGGGCATTCCCAGGCCGAATCATCCCGGCGCGCTCGGTCCCGATTCGGATCCGCCGGCGACGCTCGACTACGAGATGTGGCTCGGGCCCGCGCCTTACCGGCGCTATAACGAGAAGCGGGTCCACTACCACTTCCGCTTCTGGTGGGATTACTCCGGCGGGCAGATGACGAACTTCGGCGCGCACCATCTGGACATTGCGCAGTGGGCGCTCGACATGGATAACAGCGGTCCGATCGCGACCGACGGGACGGCGACGTTCCATCCCGAGAAGCTGCACGAGGTCACCGAGACGTTCCGCATTACCCACACATATGCGAATGGCGTGAAAGTGATCGCCGGCCAGCAGCAGAAAGACATTCCGACCGGCTGCACGTTCATCGGCGACAAGGGGAAGATCTACGTCACGCGCGGCGAGCTGGTGGCCGAGCCGGAGATCCTCAATTCCGAGGTGACGGTGAAGCTCTACGATAGCAGCAACCACCACCGGAACTGGCTCGACTGCATCAAGAGCCGGGAGAAGCCGATCTGTGACGTCGAGATCGGTCACCGTTCGGCCACGGTGTGCCACCTGGGAAGCATCGTCTGCCGGCTCGGCCGCGGCATCCAGTGGGATCCGAGGACCGAGCAGGTGATCGGCGACACGGAGGCGCAGGCCATGACGGATCGGCCGTACCGCAAGCCGTGGACGCAGGCCTGA